A region of Nitrospinota bacterium DNA encodes the following proteins:
- a CDS encoding nodulation protein NfeD, whose product MIRKAFIKTLSATLLMAAVALFASAQTGAKHALVITVNGAINPVAAEYIVKSIATAEADPTVETLVIQLDTPGGLDTSMRQIVKELQRTPMPVIVYVAPSGSRAASAGAFITMAAHVAAMAPGTNIGAASPVNMGGEGMDVTMKKKVTNDAAAYIRSLAEAHGRNADAGEEMVRRGASMQETMALAENVVDLVAADLPALLAMVDGRVVKTAAGERKLATKGLAVKRLDMNWREKIFDALADPNIAYMLMMLGFYGLFFELSNPGTVLPGLLGAICLILAFYSLQTLPISYAGALLILLALIMFMLEIWIPSYGMLTLGGLISLILGSLMLVDSPEEYMRISLSMVLPVSVGTAAFFFFLVGSGIRAQYRKSITGMEGLIGEEGIAETDISMDSPGTVTAQGDIWSAVPQDGPITKGERVVVVGQKGLTLTVKAETVNPRGV is encoded by the coding sequence CAAACACGCGCTGGTGATCACCGTGAACGGCGCCATAAACCCCGTGGCCGCCGAGTATATCGTTAAATCCATCGCCACCGCCGAAGCCGACCCCACAGTGGAAACGCTGGTTATCCAGCTGGACACCCCCGGCGGGCTGGACACATCCATGCGCCAGATAGTAAAAGAACTGCAACGCACGCCCATGCCCGTTATCGTGTATGTGGCGCCCAGCGGCTCCCGCGCGGCTTCGGCGGGGGCGTTCATCACCATGGCGGCCCATGTGGCGGCAATGGCCCCGGGCACCAATATCGGCGCGGCCTCGCCGGTGAACATGGGGGGAGAGGGGATGGACGTTACCATGAAGAAAAAAGTTACCAACGACGCGGCGGCGTACATCCGCTCATTAGCGGAAGCCCACGGCAGGAACGCCGACGCCGGGGAAGAGATGGTCCGCAGGGGCGCCTCCATGCAGGAGACAATGGCATTGGCGGAAAACGTGGTGGACCTGGTGGCGGCGGACCTGCCAGCATTGCTGGCCATGGTGGACGGGCGGGTGGTGAAAACCGCCGCCGGGGAGCGGAAGCTTGCCACCAAAGGGCTTGCGGTAAAACGGCTGGACATGAACTGGCGCGAGAAGATATTCGACGCCCTGGCGGACCCGAACATCGCCTACATGCTAATGATGCTGGGGTTTTACGGGCTGTTTTTCGAGCTATCCAACCCCGGCACGGTGCTTCCGGGCCTTTTGGGGGCCATATGCCTGATACTGGCGTTTTACTCGTTGCAAACCCTGCCCATCAGTTACGCCGGGGCCTTGCTTATACTGCTGGCGCTCATCATGTTCATGCTGGAGATATGGATACCCAGTTACGGGATGCTAACGCTGGGGGGGTTGATATCGCTGATTCTTGGGTCGCTTATGCTGGTGGACTCGCCGGAAGAATATATGCGGATCAGCCTTTCGATGGTATTGCCTGTGTCTGTGGGCACGGCGGCGTTTTTCTTTTTTCTGGTTGGTTCGGGCATCCGGGCGCAGTACCGTAAATCCATCACCGGCATGGAGGGGCTTATAGGGGAAGAGGGAATCGCCGAGACCGACATTTCCATGGACTCGCCCGGCACGGTTACGGCGCAGGGGGACATATGGAGCGCCGTTCCGCAAGACGGCCCCATCACCAAGGGAGAGCGGGTGGTGGTGGTTGGCCAGAAGGGGCTAACGCTTACGGTGAAGGCCGAAACCGTCAACCCACGTGGCGTTTGA
- a CDS encoding response regulator, with the protein MPRKLWTFRTGAALALIFTMAGATVSKADVVIGPWVDGGSVGRSLHYLKDADRKLTIKQVANPEFEARFIRATSDSLNFGLGGAALWARFTLSNPSDIPQSVIVESDHPLFDFVNFYEPAKGAGFIERKSGDHVPFSLRAVQYRKPAFEVAVPARSEKTVYLRFAYSNYGGLKVKVNVWTPDKFHQRNGVEYIWLGIYYGAMVVMAFYNFFLFISVRDKSYFYYVLYIAGITLALFAYNGLAYQYLWGDSVYLADFGPVLAYFAAFFSATWFTQSFLGTRGGAAPLIDKILLALKWVFALGFVTSCLGFWEFSLDLLYYSSLITAPIFLAFGVSRLLKGYRPARFYVLSWSAVLGGVAILSLKDLGYLPYAPWSLWAPQVGAGLDVILLSFALADRINFMRLENETAQRHLLEREGILKETLSRSNDQLEELVASKTIQISTANEALRESESRFRELAEAAYEGIFIHVDGVTLAANRQLAEMCGFSVPELIGKNMLEIMPPQSQELIRKKIQQGGAASYDTISVRKDGSVFPVEIHSREIMYKGQKARVVAVRDITDQKEAEAKLRRAKEEAEEMNKIKDRFVNLISHDLRSPMHNIKGMTHILERAEEYALDDARKADMAKKISAGMDGLIRLIDDLFDMSRLQTGQIKPASKFFQLKDLAGSVIDSLSHTAARKGVEIVNDIPDGSRIFADPTLMGEVMRNLLTNALKFSLQGGKIDFFSPNGARGTFAVRDNGVGIDPSAVSDIFRPDIKTSTPGTSGEKGTGLGLPYCKDIVSAHGGEIWVESRLGQGSVFFVKLPHRKPSVLLVDDQELAREVIKSMLFTFDLEIKEAENGAEAIRRIIREPEKPDLVITDINMPEMDGFELLFRIKHNHSIKNIPVVVVTAAGGAGDKEEIETRHKAFAMGADDYVTKPLNPADFLPRVKRHVG; encoded by the coding sequence TTGCCGCGAAAATTATGGACCTTTAGAACAGGGGCGGCGCTGGCCCTTATATTTACAATGGCCGGGGCTACCGTTTCCAAAGCCGACGTTGTCATCGGCCCTTGGGTGGACGGCGGATCCGTGGGGCGTTCGCTCCATTATCTGAAGGACGCTGACAGGAAACTCACCATAAAGCAGGTCGCCAACCCGGAATTCGAGGCGCGTTTCATCAGGGCCACCTCGGACTCTCTCAATTTCGGCCTCGGCGGCGCGGCGTTGTGGGCGCGGTTCACTTTATCCAACCCCTCCGATATCCCCCAATCCGTAATTGTGGAGAGTGACCATCCACTGTTCGATTTCGTGAATTTTTACGAGCCCGCCAAAGGCGCGGGGTTTATAGAGCGTAAATCCGGCGACCATGTCCCGTTCAGCCTGCGCGCCGTGCAATACAGGAAACCTGCGTTTGAGGTGGCCGTTCCAGCCAGGTCCGAAAAAACGGTTTATTTAAGGTTCGCCTATTCAAACTACGGCGGGTTGAAAGTGAAGGTGAACGTTTGGACGCCGGACAAGTTCCACCAGCGGAATGGAGTGGAGTATATCTGGCTGGGCATTTATTACGGCGCCATGGTGGTGATGGCTTTCTACAACTTTTTCCTTTTCATCTCGGTGCGGGACAAAAGTTACTTCTACTATGTGTTATATATCGCTGGAATAACGCTGGCCCTGTTCGCCTACAACGGCCTTGCCTATCAGTACCTGTGGGGGGATTCTGTTTACCTTGCCGATTTCGGGCCGGTATTAGCCTATTTTGCCGCCTTCTTTTCCGCCACCTGGTTCACGCAATCGTTCCTGGGCACGAGGGGTGGCGCGGCCCCGTTGATAGACAAAATCCTTCTCGCGCTCAAATGGGTGTTCGCGTTGGGGTTTGTAACGTCCTGCCTCGGATTCTGGGAATTCTCGCTGGATTTGCTCTATTACTCGTCTCTGATAACGGCCCCCATCTTCCTGGCCTTCGGCGTGTCCCGCCTGCTTAAAGGCTACCGCCCCGCCAGGTTCTACGTGTTGTCATGGTCGGCGGTTTTAGGCGGCGTGGCCATACTTTCCCTGAAAGACCTGGGGTATCTTCCATATGCCCCTTGGTCTTTGTGGGCGCCGCAGGTGGGCGCGGGGCTGGACGTGATTCTGCTTTCGTTCGCCCTGGCCGACAGGATCAATTTCATGCGGTTGGAAAACGAGACCGCCCAGCGCCATCTGCTCGAGCGTGAGGGGATTTTGAAAGAAACGCTCAGCCGCTCAAACGACCAGCTCGAAGAACTGGTGGCCAGTAAAACTATCCAGATATCCACCGCCAACGAGGCGTTAAGGGAATCTGAAAGCCGGTTCAGAGAGCTTGCCGAGGCCGCCTACGAGGGTATCTTCATCCACGTCGACGGGGTTACCCTGGCCGCCAACCGCCAGCTGGCGGAAATGTGCGGGTTCAGCGTTCCCGAGCTGATAGGGAAAAACATGCTCGAGATCATGCCGCCGCAGAGCCAGGAGCTTATACGCAAAAAGATCCAGCAGGGCGGCGCCGCCAGCTACGATACAATATCCGTCCGCAAGGACGGCTCTGTGTTCCCGGTGGAAATCCACAGCCGCGAAATAATGTATAAGGGCCAGAAGGCCCGGGTGGTGGCTGTGCGGGACATCACGGATCAGAAAGAGGCCGAAGCCAAACTGCGCCGCGCCAAGGAAGAGGCCGAGGAGATGAACAAGATAAAAGACCGCTTCGTCAACCTCATCTCTCACGACTTAAGAAGCCCCATGCACAACATAAAGGGCATGACCCACATCCTGGAACGCGCCGAGGAATACGCGCTGGACGACGCCCGCAAGGCCGACATGGCCAAAAAAATATCCGCTGGCATGGATGGCCTCATCCGCCTGATAGACGACCTTTTCGACATGAGCAGGTTGCAGACCGGCCAGATAAAACCCGCTTCCAAATTCTTCCAGCTAAAAGACCTGGCCGGCTCGGTGATAGACAGCCTAAGCCACACCGCCGCCAGAAAAGGGGTGGAGATTGTGAACGACATTCCCGATGGCTCCCGCATATTCGCCGACCCTACGCTTATGGGCGAGGTTATGCGCAACCTGCTAACCAACGCTTTGAAGTTCAGCCTGCAGGGCGGAAAAATAGATTTCTTCAGCCCCAACGGCGCGCGCGGGACCTTTGCCGTGCGTGATAACGGAGTGGGGATAGATCCGTCCGCCGTATCCGACATCTTCCGGCCGGACATAAAAACCTCCACCCCCGGCACCAGCGGGGAGAAAGGCACGGGCCTGGGCCTGCCATATTGCAAGGATATCGTTTCGGCCCATGGGGGGGAGATTTGGGTGGAGTCCCGGCTGGGGCAGGGGAGCGTGTTCTTCGTAAAACTCCCCCACCGCAAACCCAGCGTTTTGCTGGTGGACGATCAGGAACTGGCGCGGGAGGTGATAAAATCCATGCTGTTCACTTTCGATCTGGAGATAAAAGAAGCCGAGAACGGCGCCGAGGCCATCCGCAGGATCATAAGAGAACCGGAAAAACCGGACCTGGTGATAACCGATATAAACATGCCGGAGATGGACGGGTTCGAGCTTTTATTCCGTATAAAGCACAACCACTCCATAAAGAACATTCCCGTGGTTGTGGTTACGGCCGCCGGTGGAGCCGGGGACAAAGAAGAAATTGAAACCCGCCACAAAGCCTTCGCCATGGGCGCCGACGATTACGTTACCAAACCCCTGAACCCGGCGGATTTCCTGCCCCGCGTCAAACGCCACGTGGGTTGA
- a CDS encoding alpha/beta fold hydrolase, which translates to MVKVSSAIVGFAVYLAFALSVTAQPAFTEYVSSVPSSFSGKMITMDCAGAGPFNLYFSGKEDARAGVLVLHPWWGLNGWVKSVTDQLAKAGYAAYAIDLYDGRVTDDPEIAQGFYVNTAESPEALIKMRTAAQKIRERHGKIAVVGFSMGGRQALRVATSATVDATVIVYGYVEYDPFVLGKIAGPTLGVYGAKDPYLEPIPEMLPNFEKRMAAMGKQLEIITFDAGHAFMEPENPSFDKTSAQSAWREINRFLFWTLMLE; encoded by the coding sequence ATGGTTAAAGTTTCATCAGCCATTGTCGGTTTTGCCGTTTATCTGGCATTCGCTTTATCCGTTACGGCCCAGCCAGCATTCACCGAATATGTCTCATCCGTGCCCAGCAGTTTCTCCGGCAAAATGATAACCATGGATTGCGCAGGGGCTGGCCCTTTCAACCTTTATTTCTCCGGCAAGGAAGACGCCCGCGCGGGGGTTCTGGTCCTTCACCCATGGTGGGGTTTGAACGGCTGGGTGAAAAGTGTGACGGACCAGCTTGCCAAAGCCGGTTACGCCGCCTACGCCATAGACCTTTACGATGGACGGGTGACGGATGACCCGGAGATTGCCCAGGGATTTTACGTTAATACCGCCGAAAGCCCCGAAGCGTTGATAAAAATGAGAACGGCGGCGCAGAAAATAAGGGAGCGCCATGGAAAGATAGCCGTGGTGGGCTTTTCGATGGGTGGGCGGCAAGCCTTGCGTGTAGCCACCAGCGCCACGGTGGACGCCACGGTGATAGTTTACGGCTATGTGGAGTATGACCCCTTCGTGCTGGGTAAAATCGCCGGGCCGACGCTGGGCGTTTACGGCGCCAAAGACCCTTATTTAGAGCCCATTCCCGAAATGTTGCCCAACTTTGAAAAAAGGATGGCCGCCATGGGCAAACAGCTGGAGATAATCACGTTCGACGCAGGCCACGCCTTCATGGAGCCTGAAAACCCCTCTTTCGACAAAACCAGCGCCCAGTCCGCCTGGCGGGAAATAAACAGGTTCCTTTTCTGGACCCTCATGCTGGAGTAG
- the queA gene encoding tRNA preQ1(34) S-adenosylmethionine ribosyltransferase-isomerase QueA, producing the protein MTSIDLFDYQLPERLIAQRPSAGRGESRLMAVNRADGRTRHLRFADFPSLLREGDTLAINVTKVFPARLITRRKTGAVVEILLIRNLGGGEWEALAGGAQKVKDGEVLLAGDGAVTFLKKRDDGKALVRFEPESEMKRLTETFGQVPLPPYIKRESGAADSADRDRYQTVFASLEGSCAAPTAGLHFSDAIMEKIKRLGVVVVPVTLHVGPGTFRPVKSEVIEDHVMDAEPFEISEDSAQAINAAKREKRRVVAVGSTVTRLLESAAGDNGLLRHGRGETRLFITPGYKFRAVDALLTNFHLPKSTLLILVSAFMGRELALKAYEEAVREEYKFFSYGDAMFIE; encoded by the coding sequence ATGACCAGTATCGACTTATTCGATTACCAATTGCCGGAGCGGCTAATAGCCCAAAGACCCAGCGCCGGTCGCGGTGAAAGCAGGCTTATGGCCGTTAACCGGGCTGATGGGCGGACACGTCATCTGCGGTTCGCCGATTTCCCTTCGCTCCTTAGGGAAGGGGATACGCTGGCCATAAATGTCACGAAAGTTTTCCCGGCGCGGCTTATCACCCGCCGCAAGACCGGGGCCGTGGTGGAGATACTTTTAATTCGCAACCTCGGTGGCGGGGAGTGGGAGGCGCTGGCGGGCGGAGCCCAGAAAGTAAAAGATGGGGAGGTTTTGCTGGCCGGTGATGGCGCCGTGACATTTCTTAAAAAACGTGATGATGGAAAAGCGCTGGTGCGGTTCGAGCCGGAAAGCGAGATGAAAAGGCTCACCGAAACCTTCGGGCAGGTTCCCTTGCCGCCTTATATTAAACGGGAGAGCGGGGCCGCCGATAGCGCAGACCGGGATAGATACCAGACCGTGTTCGCCAGCTTGGAGGGCTCCTGCGCCGCGCCCACCGCCGGGCTTCACTTCTCCGATGCGATCATGGAGAAGATAAAGCGCCTGGGTGTGGTGGTGGTTCCGGTAACTCTCCACGTTGGGCCGGGAACGTTCCGCCCTGTGAAATCGGAGGTTATAGAGGATCACGTGATGGACGCCGAGCCTTTCGAGATAAGCGAAGATTCAGCCCAGGCCATAAACGCCGCAAAAAGGGAAAAAAGGCGCGTGGTGGCTGTGGGTAGCACGGTGACCAGGTTATTGGAGAGCGCCGCCGGTGACAATGGGCTCTTAAGGCATGGCCGGGGTGAAACCAGGCTATTTATCACCCCAGGTTACAAATTCCGCGCGGTGGACGCATTGCTGACCAACTTTCACCTGCCCAAATCCACCCTGTTGATACTGGTCTCGGCGTTCATGGGGCGTGAGCTGGCGTTGAAGGCTTATGAGGAAGCGGTGAGGGAAGAGTACAAATTCTTCAGCTATGGAGACGCAATGTTCATTGAGTGA